The genomic region AATATGTGGCGTAGCAACAATTTGATTGATTCCTATCTCTGAGAAGCTATTAAATATTTTTCGTGAGGTTTCCACGCTGTCAGAACCGTCATCAATACCCGGTAACGTATGATTATGAAAGTCTGGAATTCCTTCAATTAAGTCAATTAAGAATTTACTTCTATTAAATATTGATAACATTTGAATTATTTTACTGTTTAAAATTACAAATTTAAGTTCTAAATAGTAATATTTGCAACCTAAGTAGAAGTATGAAGTATCCTTTTATTCTTTACATTTTATTAATCCTTAGCTTAAGCTCATCTGGTCAGGATTATATCAATCTTGAGGCTAAAGGAACTGCAGGAATTTATAGTAGTTCGGAATCTCCATTTTGGATGCATTCTAATCGAAGAGGAAGAGTAGATGAGAAAACTTTTTATAGCGGATTATTATCGGGTTCGGTTATCTTTAATAAAGATAATTCAAGTTCGTTTCAGTTTGGAGGTGGACTTCTATATAAGGATGGATATGATGATGGATTTAAAATTGACGAGGCATATTTCAGTTACGTTTCTCCAAAGATTAGAGTCGATATTGGTAAACGACAGCGAACAGATCTTTACCAGGGTTTAAGTGTTAGCAATGAAAGTATTCTATGGTCGCTGAATGCGTCGCCGTTTCCAGGAATATCTATTGAAACAGTTGAACCAGTCTTTTTTAATTTTAAGGATTACGGACTGGGGTTTAAATTTTCCATTGGAGAATACCTATTAGATGATGAGCGATTTATTGATAATACAAGGTTGCATCATAAAAGTGGACATTTAGTTTATAGAACTCAGAAAGATTTCGAAGTCAGTCTCGGGTTACAACAATTCGTGCAATGGGCAGGTGTTTCAGAGGAATTTGGAAGACTACCAAAGACCCTAGAAGACTATGGACGTGTAATCACAGGTAGAGCTGGAGTCGATGACGTGGGAGGTGAGGAAGTGAACGCTCTTGGAAATCAGATGGGGAGCTATGAATTGAAGATCAGGACCAGAATCAATGATTTGGATGTTGAATTGTTTTACAACCATATCTTTGAAGACGGGTCCGGTTTGAAATTAGGAAATTTCCCTGATGGCCGTTATGGAGTCTACATTGAAGATAATAGAGATACCTTCTGGGGTAAAGACTGGATAAGATATTTTATATACGAATTTTACTATACTAAGAATCAAAGCAGAGACCGGAAGAGTTCGGCCATCGATGGCGCTGATAATTATTTTAATAATAATCTTTACCAATCAGGTTGGACATACCAAAATAGGGTCATTGGGGTGCCATTGATATTACTGAATGATGATCGTTTTAGAATAGGGACTAATATTCTTACGGTTCATCACCTCGGGTTAAAGGGGGCTTTATTAAAGAATAATTCTTACCAATTTTTACTGAGTTATAGAGTAAATTATGGTCTTAAAGATTCGTTCTACAAACCAACTGCACGTGTAGTTTCATCCTACCTGGAAGTTGAGTTAATGAAGGGCGATTATAACCTGTCTGCCTTTGTCGCTTCAGATATTAAAAACGTAGATCAATCTAATTTTGGTGCAGGCCTCATATTCTCCAGATCCTTATTTTAGGTCAAGCTCAAATTTTTTTGTATTTTCCTAAACCCAAACCTACTATCGTATCTTGAATTACGTTTCTATAAATTCTATTACAGAAACAGTGATTACCTTAAGTTATGCTAAGGGTGTCATTGCGTTTGATAATTCTGCAGCACAATTTTTCGAGGAAAACTTTTCTTCGGAAATTAGTCTGCGATGTACGCTATTTGCCCTTTTTCCTTCAGAACTTGCCGCACAGATCAATGAAAAAATGACCTTTTGTAAGAAAGGTCGCTTTCAAACCCATTCGTACCAGAAGGATTACAACTCGTCTGTCTTTAGTTTTTATATAGCACCAATTATAGGTGATGACAGTAAAATTAGTAGTGTTTCTTTGTCAATAGAAAAGAATGACAAGACCTATAGAAAGAAGGAAGACCTGTTATTGAGAGAATTAAATTACAGTTCACAATTTTATACAAATCTTTTTTATCACAATCCAGATGCGGTTTTTCTCTTTGATCAAGAGGGAAAGTTCATAAATGTAAATGCACAATCTGCACAATTAGCCGAAACTACCGAAGAAAAACTGTTACAAATGCACTTTTTACCGTTCATTCCTGAAGCAGAGAAGGACCAGGTTTTAAATTACTTCGGAAGAGCTCTACACGGCGAGTCTCTTGATTATCAGTGTAGTTTTGTTACGGCTAAAGGTAACCATAGAGTACTGGAGGTTAAAAACTTTCCAATTATATTTCAGCAAGAAATTATCGGGGTATACGGAGTTGCAAAAGATATTACAGAGAAGCTTGAAATTGAGCGTAAGCGACGTGCAGATAAACAAATGTTGCGGGCTATAATCGATAATATTCCAGATTATATTTTTGTAAAGGATCGGAATAACCGTTCTATCCTCACCAACAAAAAATTTGCGAATATTATATTAGGAATGAATGATCTACAAGCCAACTCAAATATCACTCCGCTAGACTATTTAGAGGAAACCAAAGCTAAAAAAATCATTGCCGATAATGATTTGGTAATGAATTCAGGTAAAGCAGTTTACAATCGCCAGGATATTGTTGAAAAAGGTGATGGCAGTCAGGAAATGGTACTACTAACAAAAGTTCCTTTGAAAGATGCGGAAGGTAATGTAATTGGTTTAGTAGGGATAGCAAGAAACAACACAGATGCTTTTCTGCAGAATAAAAGAAAGGATCTAATTCTCAAAACATTGAAGGCTTTTGGGGATAAAAGAACATTTCAGGATGCAACGATCAAAACCCTTGAGATATTCAGTAGTGAATTAGGCTTTGACTATGCAGAAGCCTATAAACTAAGTGCAAATAAAATAGAATTGATTCGAACAGCTTACTGGCCTGAAAATATAGATCTTCAGAAAGGAGATTCTGAGAGCGTTCGTTATAAAAAAGATGAAGGTCTGCCAGGTAAAGTATGGGCTTCTATGAGTATCGAAATTATTCATAAGGAGGATAATACAGGTCTGCTCAAAAATATGATGCTAAATGAATCTGAATCAATACAAACTGCGGTTGGAATACCTATAATATTGCAAGGACGTTTGATCAGTATTCTTTGTTTTGGTTCTAAAGTTCACCGAAAAAAAATAGAACAATCTATATACACAGATGTTAGTATTCAGATAGCCTCGGCTATGGAAAGAAAACTGAGTCAGAATCAATTGTCAGACTTCTTTGAATATTCTCCAAACTTAATAGCGGTGATTGGGCTGGATGGATTTATTAAAATGGCGAATCCTGCTTTCGTGAAAACTTTTAATTATAGCACAGCTGAAATTTTATCACAACCATTTTCCACTTTCATTCATCCTGATGACCTGGATAAAACTTTCGAAGCTATCAATCTAATTTCTATTGGAGGAGAAGATTTCGAAATTCGCTGCAGGCAAAAGAATGGAGATTATATCTGGATATCCTGGCGTTTTTCAAGATTTTTTGAGAACGAAAATATAGTATACATCTATGGAACTAATGTCACCGCTATCAAAGATCATGAATCCTTACTAAGAAATAGTGAGAAGCGATTTAAGGCCCTGGTTCAGGAAGGTTCAGATCATATTGCAATTCTGGACCGTGAATGGAAATTTATTTATAATAGCCCAGGTACAGAGCAACTCTACGGCTTGTCTATAGATCAATTATTTCACACTTCTTTCGAACATAGCGTATGTCATGATGATTGGCATAACATTGCCGGTATTCTGGAAGGTCTCAAAGATGGACAAAGATTGCAACTGCCAAGTTATAGAGTTAAGGATCAGGATGATAATATCCATTGGATCGAAACTATTGCAACAAATCTTTCTAACGATGATGCAGTTGGCGGAATTGTACTCAATTCGAGGGATATTACAGAATTTATACTTCAGGAACGCCAGCTAATTGAAAGTCTTAAGCGTTATGATATAGTGGCCAAAGCTACAAGTGATATTATTACCGATTATCATATAGCGACTGGAATTATGAAAGTTAGTGACACCCTGGAAAAGGTTTTTGGTTGGACTTCTGAAGAGGGTACTTTTACTTCGGAATGGTGGAATGATAAAATTCATCCTGAAGATTATAAAGAGGTAAGAAACTCTGCACACGATCTTATTGAAAATAAGATTCAGAATCTAACTATTGAATATAGATTTCGATGCGCGGATGGTTCTTATAAATATGTCTTGGATCGAAGTCATTTGATGTTCGATGCTGAACAGAGACCAATAAGGATCATCGGCTCACTGCAAGATATCACTGAAAGAAAGAGTCATTTAATTGCCATTCAAAACCATAATAAGCGATTAAAAGAGATAGCCTGGACTCAGTCACATGTAGTTCGTGCGCCACTCGCAAAGATCATGGGACTGGTAGATTTGATGATGAACTATCGAGAAGATTTAGATAACATCGATGAAATACTAGAAAATATATTAATTTCAGCGAATGAATTGGATGCTATCATCCGAGAAATTGCTGTGAAAACTGAAAACGAATTGTAGCAATCCCCAAAATTACCCTAATATATGTTACGTACTATAATCATTGACGATGATGATATTGTCACCTTCCTACAAAAAAAGATTGTATCTAAAAGTGGACTGGATACTGATCCCTTAGTGTTTAAAGATGCGCATAAAGCTTTAGAATTTCTGGAATATGAAGCCAGTGAAGATCAGGAATACTTGATTATGCTTGATATAAATATGCCTGCTATGTCTGGATGGGAATTTTTAGACCACATCAAAAAATTGCCTTCAGATGAACGCTTGCATGTAGTGATGGCAACTTCCTCTATAGATCGCAAAGACAAACGTGAAGCGGCAAATGATCCACATGTAGTGGATTTTATCGAAAAACCTCTTTCAGCCAGACATTGTGAAAAGTTAAAGGGAATCTCTAAGCTTGCACCCTATTTCCAATTGAGCTAAAGGGAATCTTCTCGATTAGAGGATTTGCAGTTTTAATTTTTTCTTCGGCCCAATCCTTTTCCTCTTCATCAGGTGCATCAGTGTCCTCATTGATCGCGCCCGCAATAGGTTCATGATTTAGCTTAATATACATAGGGAAGTGGTCTGAACCAATACTTTTCTCCCGTGCGATCTCTATAAGTGTAAAGTCTCTTGTATGAAATACGTGATCCAGAGGCCATCTTAATAATGGATAATCTGCGTGAAAAGTATTGAAGAAGCCTCTCCCAATCCTTGGATCCATGAGTCCGCTCAACTTCTGAAAAAGTCTTGTTGTTCTTGACCAGGCTACATCATTCAGATCACCAAATACTAGAGTAGTATGTTTTTCACTGTCGATATCACGACCTAACATCAAAAGTTCGGCATCTCGGTTAGTACTGGTATCACTTTCCGTAGGGCTGGGCGGCATTGGGTGTAAACAGTGAATGTTCACTTTCTTGCCACTTCTAAGTACTACCATTCCATGTATGGAAGGAATATCGTGCTGTACCAGATATCTTACTTTAATATCTTCCAATTTAAGTTTGGAATATAAGTGCATTCCATAAAGATTATCCATTGGAATTTTGACAGTATACTTATAGTCTTTTTCAATTACCGACATTTCATCTTCCCAGCGTTGGTCAGATTCCAGAGTAAGTAGAACATCCGGATTTCGCTCCTTTACCAATTCGATAAGCTTATCGCTGCGCTTATTGGGAGTTAGTACATTACTAACTAATATAGAAATAGAAGCATCCGGATCGCTGCCTTTAAATTTCATAACCTGCTTCTTAGAAAGATAGGTATATGGATAAATTTTCACGAATTGATAAAGCAGACTAATGAAAAGCGCAGCTATGGCAATTAAATGCCAATCTTTACTGAAGTCGTAAACAAAGACAGAAGCAATAATTACACAAATGATCAGGAAGCTTATCTGAATCCTTGGGAAATCAAATCCACGAATCCACCATTGATCAAATCTGGTCGCTGATGCTATCGTGGGAATACACATAACTACTGTAAAAAAGATCAAGATAATCTCTCCTATGCTCATACTGGTCGTTTATGGTTGGTTATTAAGTGTAGGTTAATTCATTAGAGAATCATCCTTTCCCTGTTATGCAGTGTAAAATTGTACTACAGGCCTCTAAGATAGTATTTGCATCGCAACTGTAAAAGAGAGCCTGAGTGCCGGAAGAATCGGGACGCTTTAAACTAATTATGATCATATTCCAGAACCCTTGTGAATACGAGCCTCCAAAGAATAATTTCAATTAACTTACTTGTAAACACCACAGCATAGGCATTGGAATTTGTGACAAAAATAACATCCGAAGTTGAGAAAGTAACTTATCTAAGTTAACATAACTTTAGTCTCTGTGCATCTTCAGGTGTTTTTAGATTCTTCCGAAAAGCATTAATTTTATTATTATGAAAAAGAAGGAGAAAGAAGTAAGGGGCTTCGTTTTTAATAAATTCGAAGAACCTGAAAAGTCTGTATTCGACAGGCTTTTCGATATCTTTAAAGAGATTATTACCCACACCTCAGGAGATCTCGAAGAGGCTTTAGACTGGCTTAGACAATTGGATGAAGAGTATCAACTTACAACTGATGATTATACGATCGATGATTTCGTTGAAGAGCTGAAGCAGAAAGGTTACATTAAGGAAGAGATAGAACCAGATGGCAGCGGAGGAATGAGCATTACGGCGAAAACCGAACGCGCTATAAGAAAGCAAGCGCTGGAGCAGATCTTCGGAAGATTAAAAAAAGGTGGCGCAGGAAATCACAGAACTAACAAAACAGGTCGGGGAGATGAGCACACGGGTGACTTCCGGCAATACCAGTTTGGAGATTCTTTAAGTAGAATTTCTGTGACAGAAAGTCTTCGGAATGCACAGATAAACAATGGAATTGGTGAATTCAGCATGTCTGAAGAAGATCTGGTGGTAGAGGAAACTCATTTCAAATCACAAATGAGCACTGTACTTATGATCGATATTAGTCACAGTATGATCCTGTACGGCGAAGATCGTATCACTCCGGCAAAGAAGGTAGCAATGGCACTTTCAGAATTAATAACTACCCGATATCCTAAAGATACCCTGGATATCCTGGTCTTTGGAAATGATGCCTGGCCGATTTCCATTGCAGAATTACCATATTTAAAGGTTGGTCCTTATCACACCAATACCGTGGCAGGACTTGAATTAGCTATGGATCTTCTACGCCGAAAGAGAAATACCAACAAACAGATCTTTATGATCACCGATGGGAAGCCTAGTTGCATCAGGGAAAAGGATGGAACATACTACAAGAATAGTGTTGGACTGGATCCTTATGTAATCGATAAATGTTATAATAAAGCGAGGCAAGCAAGAAAGCTCAGAATTCCTATTACAACATTTATGATCGCCCAGGATCCATACCTTACCAGGTTTGTACAGGAATTTACCGCTGCTAATCAAGGGAAAGCATTCTATACTGGGCTTAAAGGTTTGGGTGAAATGATCTTTGAAGATTATGAATCGAACAGAAAAAAAAGAATTAGAGGATAAAGCTATGAATACAAACGATATCAAGACACTTGGAGCATTAAAATCTTCAGGTTACCAGACTAAGAGTATTAAAGACGAACTTAGAGATAACTTAAAAGTCAGAATAAAAGAAGGTAAAAAAGCTTTTGAAGGAATACACGGGTATGATTATACGGTGATCCCGGAGCTTGAGCGTGCCATTCTATCAAAACATAATATTAATTTACTAGGATTACGCGGACAGGCAAAAACAAGGCTGGCCAGGCTTATGGTGAATTTACTGGACGAATGGATTCCGGTAGTTGCAGGTTCAGAGATCAACGATGATCCTTTAAAACCAATTAGCCGTTATGCTCAGGAAAAGATCGATGAGGAAGGTGATGAAACACGAATAGAATGGATGCATCGTGAAGATCGGTTTTTTGAGAAGCTGGCGACTCCAGATGTTACCGTAGCAGATCTGATTGGTGATGTAGATCCAATCAAGGCTGCTAATTTGAGACTGAGTTATGCTGACGATCGTGTGATTCACTACGGAATGATTCCCCGGGCGAACAGAAGTATTTTTGTAATCAATGAGCTGCCAGATCTACAGGCTAGAATTCAGGTTGCTTTATTTAATATTCTTCAGGAAGGTGATATCCAGATTAGAGGGTTCAAATTACGTTTACCATTAGATATGCAATTTGTATTTACAGCCAACCCTGAAGATTATACCAACAGAGGAAGTATTGTAACTCCGCTGAAGGACAGGATAGGATCTCAAATTCTAACCCATTATCCACAGAATATCGATATCGCCAAAACCATTACGGCACAGGAAGCAAAAAAAGACTGTAGACAGGAAGATACAATTAAAGTTCCCGAGCTTGCGAAAGATCTTTTAGAACAAATTAGTTTTGAAGCCAGGGACAGTGAATATATAGATCATAAAAGCGGTGTTAGTGCAAGGATGAGTATTACCGCATTTGAAAATTTACTGAGTACTGCCGAGAGACGCATCTTAAAAACCGGAAGTGAAGAAACTACTTTACGATTTGGTGATTTTCTCGGAGTGATTCCTGCGATCACTGGAAAAGTGGAACTCGTTTATGAAGGAGAGCAAGAAGGTGCAGCATTTGTAGCCATGGAACTTATTGGTGCAGCGGTAAAAACATTGTTCCCGGAGTATTTTCCGAAGATCGAAAAGCTTCAGAAGCCAGACGCAACTACACCATATGATGATCTGGTAGAATGGTTTTTTGAAAGTTCAGGTTTCGAATTGCCAGATGATCTAAGTGATTCAGAATATAAAGAACAACTAGATTCTATTGAACCTCTAAATGAACTTATTCAGAAGTATCAACCGAATATTGAAAATTCAGATAAATATTTTATGAAAGAGTTCTTATTATGGGCTTTGGTCGAACATAAAAAGTTAAGTAAACAGCGTTTTTCTAAAGGTCTTAAGTTTAAGGATCTCTACGGAAGTTACATTAGCGGATTATAATCTGTATTTTTAAATAATTAATAATCAGCCTGATAATTTGAATTATCAGGCTTTTTTCTGTTCTATTTTGAGAATTCCATAAATCTTCAATTCATTAAGGTTTAAAATTTTGTCATGTAGAATTATTAAATACCTTTAAAATAAATAAGACCAGAATCGTGAATTTTTCAACTTCATTTATTGACATGATCCAGGAAGAAATCTACTCTTCTGCAGTGACTATGTTTATCACGATTACAGGTATTACCCCTTGTGGGGTCCTAGCTATATAATACTCGTCCATACCTAATTTTATTTTAATCATTTAAATAATTTCAGCCATGCAAATCCTGAAATTTGGGGGGTCATCTGTATCCTCTCCAGAGAGAATCAAGTCATTATCCAGGTTAGTTCAACAGTATAGTAAGAATGAAAAAGTCGTTGTTGTTTTTTCAGCATTTGGAGGTGTAACCAATGATCTTCTAAGTGTAGCTACACTTGCCCGGGAGCGCGATGATTCCTATAAAGAACTTCTGACTTCTATAGAAAAAAGACATTTGGATGCGGTTCGGGAATTGTTGCCTGTCGACCAGCAGAGTGCTGTCTTAAGTAAGGTGAAATCATTTATAAATCATCTGGAAACGCTCTGTGAAGGGGTTTTTCTGTTAAGTGAACTCTCAGATAAAACGACTCATGTGATCTCCGGTTTCGGAGAAAT from Christiangramia sp. OXR-203 harbors:
- a CDS encoding capsule assembly Wzi family protein, which translates into the protein MKYPFILYILLILSLSSSGQDYINLEAKGTAGIYSSSESPFWMHSNRRGRVDEKTFYSGLLSGSVIFNKDNSSSFQFGGGLLYKDGYDDGFKIDEAYFSYVSPKIRVDIGKRQRTDLYQGLSVSNESILWSLNASPFPGISIETVEPVFFNFKDYGLGFKFSIGEYLLDDERFIDNTRLHHKSGHLVYRTQKDFEVSLGLQQFVQWAGVSEEFGRLPKTLEDYGRVITGRAGVDDVGGEEVNALGNQMGSYELKIRTRINDLDVELFYNHIFEDGSGLKLGNFPDGRYGVYIEDNRDTFWGKDWIRYFIYEFYYTKNQSRDRKSSAIDGADNYFNNNLYQSGWTYQNRVIGVPLILLNDDRFRIGTNILTVHHLGLKGALLKNNSYQFLLSYRVNYGLKDSFYKPTARVVSSYLEVELMKGDYNLSAFVASDIKNVDQSNFGAGLIFSRSLF
- a CDS encoding PAS domain S-box protein; protein product: MNYVSINSITETVITLSYAKGVIAFDNSAAQFFEENFSSEISLRCTLFALFPSELAAQINEKMTFCKKGRFQTHSYQKDYNSSVFSFYIAPIIGDDSKISSVSLSIEKNDKTYRKKEDLLLRELNYSSQFYTNLFYHNPDAVFLFDQEGKFINVNAQSAQLAETTEEKLLQMHFLPFIPEAEKDQVLNYFGRALHGESLDYQCSFVTAKGNHRVLEVKNFPIIFQQEIIGVYGVAKDITEKLEIERKRRADKQMLRAIIDNIPDYIFVKDRNNRSILTNKKFANIILGMNDLQANSNITPLDYLEETKAKKIIADNDLVMNSGKAVYNRQDIVEKGDGSQEMVLLTKVPLKDAEGNVIGLVGIARNNTDAFLQNKRKDLILKTLKAFGDKRTFQDATIKTLEIFSSELGFDYAEAYKLSANKIELIRTAYWPENIDLQKGDSESVRYKKDEGLPGKVWASMSIEIIHKEDNTGLLKNMMLNESESIQTAVGIPIILQGRLISILCFGSKVHRKKIEQSIYTDVSIQIASAMERKLSQNQLSDFFEYSPNLIAVIGLDGFIKMANPAFVKTFNYSTAEILSQPFSTFIHPDDLDKTFEAINLISIGGEDFEIRCRQKNGDYIWISWRFSRFFENENIVYIYGTNVTAIKDHESLLRNSEKRFKALVQEGSDHIAILDREWKFIYNSPGTEQLYGLSIDQLFHTSFEHSVCHDDWHNIAGILEGLKDGQRLQLPSYRVKDQDDNIHWIETIATNLSNDDAVGGIVLNSRDITEFILQERQLIESLKRYDIVAKATSDIITDYHIATGIMKVSDTLEKVFGWTSEEGTFTSEWWNDKIHPEDYKEVRNSAHDLIENKIQNLTIEYRFRCADGSYKYVLDRSHLMFDAEQRPIRIIGSLQDITERKSHLIAIQNHNKRLKEIAWTQSHVVRAPLAKIMGLVDLMMNYREDLDNIDEILENILISANELDAIIREIAVKTENEL
- a CDS encoding response regulator, producing the protein MLRTIIIDDDDIVTFLQKKIVSKSGLDTDPLVFKDAHKALEFLEYEASEDQEYLIMLDINMPAMSGWEFLDHIKKLPSDERLHVVMATSSIDRKDKREAANDPHVVDFIEKPLSARHCEKLKGISKLAPYFQLS
- a CDS encoding endonuclease/exonuclease/phosphatase family protein, yielding MSIGEIILIFFTVVMCIPTIASATRFDQWWIRGFDFPRIQISFLIICVIIASVFVYDFSKDWHLIAIAALFISLLYQFVKIYPYTYLSKKQVMKFKGSDPDASISILVSNVLTPNKRSDKLIELVKERNPDVLLTLESDQRWEDEMSVIEKDYKYTVKIPMDNLYGMHLYSKLKLEDIKVRYLVQHDIPSIHGMVVLRSGKKVNIHCLHPMPPSPTESDTSTNRDAELLMLGRDIDSEKHTTLVFGDLNDVAWSRTTRLFQKLSGLMDPRIGRGFFNTFHADYPLLRWPLDHVFHTRDFTLIEIAREKSIGSDHFPMYIKLNHEPIAGAINEDTDAPDEEEKDWAEEKIKTANPLIEKIPFSSIGNRVQA
- a CDS encoding magnesium chelatase; amino-acid sequence: MNTNDIKTLGALKSSGYQTKSIKDELRDNLKVRIKEGKKAFEGIHGYDYTVIPELERAILSKHNINLLGLRGQAKTRLARLMVNLLDEWIPVVAGSEINDDPLKPISRYAQEKIDEEGDETRIEWMHREDRFFEKLATPDVTVADLIGDVDPIKAANLRLSYADDRVIHYGMIPRANRSIFVINELPDLQARIQVALFNILQEGDIQIRGFKLRLPLDMQFVFTANPEDYTNRGSIVTPLKDRIGSQILTHYPQNIDIAKTITAQEAKKDCRQEDTIKVPELAKDLLEQISFEARDSEYIDHKSGVSARMSITAFENLLSTAERRILKTGSEETTLRFGDFLGVIPAITGKVELVYEGEQEGAAFVAMELIGAAVKTLFPEYFPKIEKLQKPDATTPYDDLVEWFFESSGFELPDDLSDSEYKEQLDSIEPLNELIQKYQPNIENSDKYFMKEFLLWALVEHKKLSKQRFSKGLKFKDLYGSYISGL